From one Sparus aurata chromosome 16, fSpaAur1.1, whole genome shotgun sequence genomic stretch:
- the LOC115597580 gene encoding BTB/POZ domain-containing protein 6-B, translating to MPTADCRLLHHGRIMRCLTYLLLLPETLKKSKKVGKLPGRLPVCYEILTLSLSSKKQQQQQKRRKEEEEEEKMAAELYPAANTNNTNLSNGTTVADTEKTKEVQVSQASSSSAATTPTTQQNINNNNVDPPSWQCSHPTLRERNALMFNNELMADVHFIVGPTGGSQKVPAHKYVLAVGSSVFCAMFYGDLAEEESEIHIPDVEPAAFLILLKYMYSDEIDLEADTVLATLYAAKKYIVPALAKACVTFLETSLEAKNACVLLSQSRLFEEPELTQRCWEVIDAQAELSLCSEGFCEIDVQTLEIILQRETLNTKEVVVFEAVMNWATAECKRQGLGSTTRNKREVLGKALFLVRIPTMSLEEFANGAAQCDILTLEETHNVFLWYTAAKKPKLDFPLSARKGLAPQRCHRFQSSAYRSNQWRYRGRCDSIQFAVDKRIFIAGLGLYGSSGGKAEYSVKIELKRQGVTLAQNLTKFVSDGSSSTFPVWFEHPVQVEQDAFYTVSAVLDGNELSYFGQEGMTEVQCGKVTFQFQCSSDSTNGTGVQGGQIPELVFYA from the exons ATGCCAACGGCAGACTGCAGGTTGCTCCATCATGGCCGGATCATGAGGTGTCTGACTTATCTACTCCTTCTCCCAGAAACGCTGAAAAAGTCCAAGAAGGTCGGCAAGCTCCCGGGCAGGCTGCCGGTATGTTATGAGATCCTGACTCTGTCCCTGTCGAgcaagaagcagcagcagcagcagaagaggaggaaggaggaggaggaggaggagaagatggctGCGGAGTTGTACCCCGCCGccaacaccaacaacaccaaCCTGTCCAACGGCACCACGGTGGCGGACACCGAGAAGACCAAGGAGGTGCAGGTGAGccaggccagcagcagcagcgcggCGACCACCCCGACCACCCAGcagaacatcaacaacaacaacgtcgATCCGCCCAGCTGGCAGTGCAGCCACCCCACACTGAGAGAGAG GAACGCCTTGATGTTTAACAATGAGCTGATGGCCGACGTCCACTTCATTGTTGGCCCCACGGGGGGATCGCAGAAGGTTCCAGCACACAAG tATGTGCTGGCCGTGGGAAGCTCCGTCTTCTGTGCCATGTTTTACGGCGATCTGGCGGAGGAGGAGTCTGAGATCCATATCCCAGATGTGGAACCTGCTGCTTTTCTAATTCTGCTGAA GTACATGTACAGCGATGAGATCGACCTGGAGGCTGACACGGTGCTGGCCACCCTGTATGCCGCCAAGAAGTACATTGTTCCTGCACTGGCCAAAGCCTGCGTCACCTTCCTGGAAACGAGTCTGGAGGCCAAGAACGCCTGCGTGCTGCTCTCCCAGAGCCGCCTGTTCGAGGAGCCCGAGCTGACGCAGCGCTGCTGGGAGGTGATCGACGCTCAGGCCGAGCTCTCGCTCTGCTCCGAGGGCTTCTGTGAGATCGACGTGCAGACGCTGGAGATCATCCTGCAGAGGGAGACCCTCAACACCAAGGAGGTGGTGGTGTTTGAGGCCGTAATGAACTGGGCCACAGCGGAGTGCAAGAGACAAGGTCTGGGTTCGACGACTCGTAATAAAAGAGAGGTGCTGGGAAAGGCGCTGTTCTTGGTGCGCATCCCCACCATGAGCCTGGAGGAGTTTGCCAACGGCGCGGCGCAATGTGATATCCTGACACTGGAGGAGACGCACAATGTGTTTCTGTGGTACACAGCGGCTAAAAAGCCCAAACTGGACTTCCCTTTGTCTGCCAGGAAGGGTCTGGCGCCTCAGAGGTGCCACCGCTTCCAGTCCTCGGCCTACCGGAGCAATCAGTGGCGCTACCGCGGCCGGTGCGACAGCATTCAGTTCGCGGTGGACAAGAGGATCTTTATCGCCGGTCTGGGGCTGTACGGGTCGAGCGGCGGCAAAGCCGAGTACAGCGTCAAAATCGAACTGAAGAGACAGGGAGTGACGCTGGCACAGAACCTGACAAAGTTTGTGTCGGACGGCTCGAGCAGTACGTTCCCGGTGTGGTTCGAGCATCCTGTTCAGGTGGAACAGGACGCGTTCTACACGGTGAGCGCCGTGCTGGACGGAAATGAACTGAGCTATTTTGGCCAGGAGGGCATGACGGAGGTGCAGTGTGGGAAGGTGACATTTCAATTCCAGTGCTCCTCCGACAGCACCAACGGGACCGGAGTACAGGGAGGACAGATCCCAGAGCTGGTGTTCTATGCATAA